A single Micromonospora luteifusca DNA region contains:
- a CDS encoding carbohydrate ABC transporter permease translates to MTTATPTVAVGTQKTDGTPSTTAGRVRKRLNSRTATLVSIVIAVVWTIPTFGLLISSLRPEDEIKTTGWWTAFTNPQFTLENYQQVLFGRSSSSGQLASYFINSLAITVPSVLFPLAFASLAAYALAWIKFRGRDWLYIAIFALQIVPLQMALVPLLKFFSTGVTLGGVTLMPAWDLVDEQKFAQVWFAHTCFALPFAVFLLHNFISQLPGDLMEAARVDGATHPKIFRTIVLPLITPALAAFGIFQFLWVWNDLLVALIFAGGGNETAPLTVRLAEMAGTRGNEWQRLTAGAFVSIVVPLIVFLSLQRFFVRGLLAGSVKG, encoded by the coding sequence ATGACGACCGCAACTCCGACCGTCGCCGTCGGCACCCAGAAGACCGACGGCACCCCGTCCACCACCGCCGGCCGGGTCCGTAAGCGGTTGAACAGCCGCACCGCGACGCTGGTCTCGATCGTCATCGCGGTGGTCTGGACCATCCCGACCTTCGGTCTGCTCATCTCCTCCCTCCGGCCGGAGGACGAGATCAAGACGACCGGTTGGTGGACGGCGTTCACCAACCCACAGTTCACGCTGGAGAACTACCAGCAGGTCCTCTTCGGCCGGTCGTCGTCCTCCGGGCAGCTCGCCAGCTACTTCATCAACTCGCTGGCGATCACCGTCCCGTCGGTGCTCTTCCCGCTCGCCTTCGCATCCCTCGCCGCGTACGCGCTGGCCTGGATAAAGTTCCGCGGCCGGGACTGGCTCTACATCGCGATCTTCGCGTTGCAGATCGTCCCGCTGCAGATGGCCCTGGTGCCGCTGCTGAAGTTCTTCTCCACAGGCGTCACCCTCGGCGGCGTCACCCTGATGCCGGCCTGGGACCTGGTCGACGAGCAGAAGTTCGCCCAGGTGTGGTTCGCGCACACCTGCTTCGCACTCCCGTTCGCCGTCTTCCTGCTGCACAACTTCATCTCGCAGCTGCCCGGGGACCTGATGGAGGCGGCCCGGGTCGACGGGGCCACCCACCCGAAGATCTTCCGCACCATCGTGCTGCCGCTGATCACCCCGGCGCTGGCCGCCTTCGGCATCTTCCAGTTCCTCTGGGTCTGGAACGACCTGCTGGTGGCACTGATCTTCGCCGGCGGCGGCAACGAGACCGCCCCGCTCACCGTCCGGCTCGCCGAGATGGCCGGCACCCGGGGCAACGAGTGGCAGCGGTTGACCGCGGGCGCGTTCGTCTCCATCGTCGTACCGCTCATTGTCTTCCTGTCCCTGCAGCGCTTCTTCGTGCGAGGTCTGCTCGCCGGCAGCGTCAAGGGCTGA
- a CDS encoding M23 family metallopeptidase, which produces MRKRWISLLATGLLVAGVLTPASPALAAPTFKVPFPCGQSWSGQTRSDHSPAYAVDFNRTDDLGDPVVASAPGTVDRVTDLGGTSYGKYVRINHGGGYSTYYAHLNGFNVSVGQTVAYGKVLGWVGSTGGSTGPHLHYEQRLNGNDIQVRFNGTLALYWGSKSYSSNNGCSSGSGNGTVDTSGTPLTVRSGPGTGYASVGTVADGTRVTIACQTSGTTVTGTYGTSSIWDRIGSGRFIADAYVYTGHDGYIPNVPRC; this is translated from the coding sequence ATGCGTAAGCGGTGGATCAGCCTGTTGGCGACGGGTCTGCTCGTCGCGGGAGTACTGACGCCGGCGAGCCCGGCCCTGGCCGCGCCGACGTTCAAGGTGCCGTTCCCGTGCGGCCAGTCCTGGTCCGGGCAGACCAGGTCGGATCACAGCCCGGCGTACGCCGTCGACTTCAACCGCACCGACGATCTCGGTGACCCGGTGGTGGCCAGCGCCCCCGGCACCGTCGACCGGGTGACCGACCTCGGCGGCACCAGCTACGGCAAGTACGTGCGGATCAACCATGGGGGCGGTTACAGCACCTACTACGCCCACCTCAACGGCTTCAACGTCTCGGTCGGGCAGACGGTCGCCTACGGCAAGGTGCTCGGCTGGGTCGGCAGCACCGGCGGCTCGACCGGGCCACACCTGCACTACGAGCAGCGCCTCAACGGCAACGACATCCAGGTCCGGTTCAACGGCACCCTCGCCCTGTACTGGGGCAGCAAGAGCTACAGCAGCAACAACGGCTGCTCCTCGGGCAGCGGCAACGGCACGGTCGACACCAGCGGCACCCCATTGACCGTCCGTTCCGGCCCCGGCACCGGGTACGCCTCGGTGGGCACCGTCGCCGACGGCACCCGGGTGACCATCGCCTGCCAGACCAGTGGCACCACGGTCACCGGCACGTACGGCACCAGCTCGATCTGGGACCGGATCGGCTCCGGTCGGTTCATCGCCGACGCGTATGTGTACACCGGGCACGACGGCTACATCCCGAACGTCCCCCGCTGCTGA
- a CDS encoding metallophosphoesterase family protein yields MVIRIAAVGDVHLDEDVVGRFRPALEELPECADVLLLAGDLTRHGTEAEARCVAEEFGGLAVPVVTVLGNHDHQCDQVPQVVKVLEDAGITVLEGNGVVLDCAGGRLGIAGVKGFGGGFAGRCASDFGEPEMKAFVRTTTDSADRLGAALRSLDCDMLVALTHYAPVPDTLAGEPLEIYPFLGSYQLGQAIDSAPTALALHGHAHAGTERGTTPGGIRVRNVAHPVIKQAYSVFHVGDQLDTDQVSPLGPSGTQRSWS; encoded by the coding sequence ATGGTGATCCGGATCGCCGCTGTGGGTGACGTGCATCTGGACGAGGACGTGGTCGGCCGGTTCCGACCCGCGTTGGAAGAGTTGCCGGAGTGCGCCGACGTGCTGCTGCTGGCCGGGGACCTGACCCGGCACGGCACCGAGGCCGAGGCGCGCTGCGTGGCAGAGGAGTTCGGTGGGTTGGCCGTGCCGGTCGTGACCGTGCTGGGCAACCACGACCACCAGTGTGACCAGGTGCCGCAGGTGGTCAAGGTGCTCGAGGACGCGGGCATCACCGTGCTGGAGGGTAACGGCGTGGTGTTGGACTGCGCGGGTGGCCGGCTCGGCATCGCCGGCGTCAAGGGCTTCGGCGGTGGGTTCGCCGGGCGGTGCGCGAGCGACTTCGGCGAGCCGGAGATGAAGGCGTTCGTGCGGACCACCACCGACAGCGCGGACCGCCTCGGCGCGGCGCTGCGCTCACTGGACTGCGACATGCTGGTCGCGCTCACCCACTACGCGCCGGTGCCGGACACGCTGGCCGGCGAACCGTTGGAGATCTACCCGTTCCTCGGGTCGTACCAGCTGGGGCAGGCGATCGACTCCGCGCCCACAGCGCTGGCCCTGCACGGGCACGCGCATGCCGGCACCGAGCGCGGCACGACCCCCGGCGGGATACGCGTCCGCAACGTCGCGCACCCGGTGATCAAGCAGGCGTACAGCGTCTTCCACGTTGGCGATCAACTCGACACCGACCAGGTTTCCCCGCTCGGCCCGTCGGGTACCCAGAGGTCATGGAGCTGA
- a CDS encoding TspO/MBR family protein, which yields METAQKTGANSARRSWWALVGFAAAVFVAAAIGGLGVQGTTDEYATLRQPDWAPPSWLFGPVWSLLYVLIAVAGWLVWRRVGFSSALWAWAAQLVLNAIWTPLFFGAGQYGLAFAEIVVMWLAIGLTVVLFARVSRVAAALMLPYWAWVTFAAALNLSIWRLNS from the coding sequence ATGGAGACAGCGCAGAAAACGGGAGCCAACTCCGCCCGGCGGTCCTGGTGGGCGCTCGTCGGCTTCGCTGCGGCCGTCTTCGTCGCGGCCGCGATCGGCGGGCTGGGGGTGCAGGGCACCACCGACGAGTACGCGACCCTGCGACAACCCGACTGGGCGCCGCCGTCGTGGCTTTTCGGCCCGGTCTGGTCGCTGCTCTATGTGCTGATCGCGGTGGCCGGCTGGCTGGTGTGGCGCCGGGTCGGCTTCTCTTCCGCCCTCTGGGCGTGGGCTGCCCAACTGGTGCTCAACGCGATCTGGACCCCGCTGTTCTTCGGCGCGGGGCAGTACGGGCTGGCGTTCGCCGAGATCGTGGTGATGTGGCTGGCGATCGGGCTCACCGTGGTGCTTTTCGCCCGGGTGTCCCGGGTCGCGGCCGCGCTGATGCTGCCCTACTGGGCCTGGGTCACCTTCGCCGCCGCACTGAACCTGTCGATCTGGCGGCTCAACTCCTGA
- a CDS encoding carbohydrate ABC transporter permease produces the protein MEFDFAEEQPKFLMLMYGLIAFVVVVGGLLLLLDVVPAWFARRREAQLVTASASGAPLPRRRSKGEGLFALFFLLPTLLLLTVGLVVPAIRTTLLSFMDAGSTNWVGLRNYGWMFSDDSIVRVLINTLVWVVLVPLIATGFGLIYAVLVDKARFESVAKSLIFLPMAISFVGASIIWKFVYAYRGEGDQIGLLNQIVVSLGGEPKQWLLESPLNTLLLIVIMVWIQAGFAMVVLSAAIKAIPGDIVEAARLDGVSPWQMFWQITMPSIRPALIVVVVTLTIATLKVFDIVRTATNGNYDTSVIASEMYNQAFRYGQNGQGSALAVFLFILVIPVVIYQIRNLRQQREG, from the coding sequence ATGGAGTTCGACTTCGCGGAGGAACAGCCGAAGTTCCTCATGCTGATGTACGGGCTGATCGCTTTCGTCGTGGTGGTGGGCGGTCTGCTCCTGCTTCTCGACGTGGTGCCGGCCTGGTTCGCACGGCGCCGGGAGGCGCAGCTGGTCACCGCGTCTGCCAGCGGCGCCCCGCTCCCCCGCCGACGCAGCAAGGGGGAGGGACTCTTCGCGCTCTTCTTCCTGCTGCCGACGCTGCTACTACTCACGGTCGGGTTGGTCGTTCCGGCCATCCGCACCACGCTGCTCTCCTTCATGGACGCGGGCAGCACCAACTGGGTGGGGCTGCGAAACTACGGCTGGATGTTCTCCGACGACTCGATCGTCCGGGTCCTGATCAACACCCTGGTCTGGGTCGTTCTGGTCCCGCTGATCGCGACCGGGTTCGGCCTCATCTACGCCGTACTGGTGGACAAGGCCCGGTTCGAGTCGGTGGCCAAGTCACTGATCTTCCTGCCGATGGCCATCTCCTTCGTCGGCGCGAGCATCATCTGGAAGTTCGTCTACGCCTACCGCGGTGAGGGCGACCAGATCGGTCTGCTCAACCAGATCGTGGTCAGCCTGGGCGGTGAGCCGAAGCAGTGGCTGCTGGAATCACCCCTGAACACGCTGCTGCTGATCGTCATCATGGTCTGGATCCAGGCCGGCTTCGCCATGGTGGTGCTCTCCGCCGCGATCAAGGCGATCCCCGGCGACATCGTCGAAGCCGCCCGGCTCGACGGCGTCAGCCCGTGGCAGATGTTCTGGCAGATCACCATGCCGAGCATCCGACCGGCGCTGATCGTCGTGGTGGTGACACTCACGATCGCCACGCTCAAGGTCTTCGACATCGTCCGGACCGCGACCAACGGCAACTACGACACCAGCGTGATCGCCAGCGAGATGTACAACCAAGCCTTCCGGTACGGCCAGAACGGGCAGGGCTCCGCACTCGCGGTCTTCCTCTTCATCCTGGTCATCCCGGTCGTGATCTACCAGATTCGCAACCTCCGTCAACAGCGGGAGGGCTGA
- a CDS encoding ABC transporter substrate-binding protein has translation MAVFTRPRQAFVIAGVLGLALSATACGTGDDKKSNNAGSAECAAYDKYEGHDGKKVSIYASIRDAEADLLRTSWKAFEDCTGIEIDYEGNAEFEAQLPVRVDGGNAPDLAFVPQPGLVKRFADAGKLKSLGADTKTMAEQNLPADWLKYGTVNGTLYGVPLGANVKSFVWYSPKLFKEKGWTVPTSWDDLIKLSDTIAASGIKPWCAGIESGDATGWPATDWIEDVILRTQGPEVYDQWTTHAIPFNDPRIVDAVNRAGTILKNEKYMNGGFGGVKSIGTTAFGEAGLPVTTGKCAMHRQASFYANQFPEGTKVAEDGDAFAFYFPAIDTAKGKPVLGAGEFVVGYTDRPEVQAVQTYLASSEYVNSRAKLGNWVTANNKLDIANVASPIDKLSVQILQDKSGVFRFDGSDLMPAAVGAGTFWKGMVEWINGKDTASVLQGIESSWK, from the coding sequence ATGGCGGTCTTTACCAGACCACGCCAGGCCTTCGTGATCGCCGGTGTACTCGGGCTGGCGCTCAGCGCCACCGCTTGCGGTACCGGCGACGACAAGAAGAGCAACAACGCGGGCTCCGCGGAGTGCGCCGCATACGACAAGTACGAGGGCCACGACGGCAAGAAGGTCTCCATCTACGCGTCCATCCGTGACGCCGAGGCCGACCTGCTCAGGACCTCGTGGAAGGCGTTCGAGGACTGCACCGGCATCGAGATCGACTATGAGGGCAACGCCGAGTTCGAGGCGCAGCTCCCGGTCCGGGTCGACGGCGGCAACGCGCCCGACCTGGCCTTCGTGCCCCAGCCGGGTCTGGTCAAGCGGTTCGCCGACGCCGGCAAGCTGAAGTCCCTCGGGGCCGACACCAAGACCATGGCCGAGCAGAACCTGCCGGCCGACTGGCTGAAGTATGGCACCGTCAACGGCACCCTCTACGGCGTGCCGCTCGGCGCCAACGTGAAGTCCTTCGTCTGGTACTCGCCGAAGCTCTTCAAGGAGAAGGGCTGGACGGTCCCGACCAGCTGGGACGACCTGATCAAGCTCAGCGACACGATCGCCGCGAGCGGCATCAAGCCGTGGTGCGCCGGCATCGAGTCCGGTGACGCCACCGGCTGGCCGGCCACGGACTGGATCGAGGACGTGATCCTGCGTACGCAGGGTCCCGAGGTCTACGACCAGTGGACCACCCACGCCATCCCGTTCAACGACCCGCGGATCGTCGACGCGGTCAACCGGGCCGGCACGATCCTGAAGAACGAGAAGTACATGAACGGCGGCTTCGGCGGCGTGAAGAGCATCGGCACCACCGCCTTCGGTGAGGCCGGACTGCCCGTCACCACCGGCAAGTGCGCCATGCACCGGCAGGCGTCCTTCTACGCCAACCAGTTCCCCGAGGGCACCAAGGTGGCCGAGGACGGTGACGCGTTCGCGTTCTACTTCCCGGCCATCGACACGGCCAAGGGCAAGCCGGTGCTCGGCGCGGGCGAGTTCGTCGTCGGGTACACCGACCGCCCCGAGGTGCAGGCGGTGCAGACGTACCTCGCCTCCAGCGAGTACGTCAACAGCCGCGCGAAGCTCGGCAACTGGGTCACGGCGAACAACAAGCTGGACATCGCCAACGTCGCCAGCCCGATCGACAAGCTCTCCGTCCAGATCCTCCAGGACAAGAGCGGCGTCTTCCGCTTCGACGGATCCGACCTGATGCCGGCCGCGGTCGGCGCGGGGACGTTCTGGAAGGGCATGGTCGAGTGGATCAACGGCAAGGACACCGCGTCGGTGCTCCAGGGCATCGAGAGCAGCTGGAAGTGA
- a CDS encoding GPGG-motif small membrane protein — translation MELILWIIAVVLVVAGILALFRRQILWGIVLIVVGLLVGPTGVSIFTN, via the coding sequence ATGGAGCTGATTCTTTGGATTATCGCAGTCGTACTCGTGGTCGCCGGCATCCTTGCGCTGTTCCGCCGGCAGATCCTGTGGGGCATCGTCCTCATCGTCGTCGGGCTGTTGGTCGGCCCGACTGGTGTCAGCATCTTCACCAATTGA